One window of Microcoleus vaginatus PCC 9802 genomic DNA carries:
- a CDS encoding calcium-binding protein — MNITRVSVDSAGNQANQNPSVTSDPSISSDGRFVAFGSPASNLVPGDTNASSDVFVHDTLANTTTSVSVDSAGNQGNKYSGDPSLSADGRFVAFESGATNLVPGDTNNTNDIFVRDLLTNTTTHVSVDSAGNQGNKYSSNPSISAGGRFVAFFSYATNLVPGDTNNSGHIFVRDLLMNTTTRVSVDSAGNQGNKYSGEPSISANGRFVAFRSEATNLVPGDTNNNTDIFVRDLLTNTTTRVSVGSAGNQGNNGFGEPSISADGRLVAFSSNATNLVPGDTNNRHDIFVRDTLANTTTRVSVDSAGNQANDSSVFSPSVSANGRFVAFSSNASNLVPGDSNNSHDIFVRDLLTNTTTRVSVDSAGNQGNNGSFEPSISADGQRVAFSSEASNLVPGDTNFTFNSRLDVFVSDTGSTPGNNPPDNTINGSPDNDILTGTSGNDILNGVEGNDVLMGLRGNDILVGGDGRDVLNGGKGFDTLNGGLGNDILAGGGGNDVFVLGAGLGVDTIADFANSQDTVQLINGLTFGQLSISPGTDGTLITVASSGEVLASLIGVAPNLIGSEDFISV; from the coding sequence ATGAATATTACTCGCGTCTCAGTTGACTCAGCAGGCAATCAGGCCAATCAAAATCCATCGGTAACCTCCGATCCTTCCATTTCGTCCGACGGGCGGTTTGTGGCGTTTGGATCTCCAGCATCCAACCTCGTGCCGGGGGACACTAACGCTAGTAGTGATGTCTTTGTGCACGACACGCTAGCCAATACCACGACCAGTGTCTCAGTTGACTCAGCAGGCAATCAGGGGAACAAGTATTCCGGCGATCCCTCCCTCTCAGCCGACGGGCGGTTTGTGGCGTTTGAGTCTGGTGCCACAAACCTCGTACCGGGGGACACTAACAATACAAACGACATCTTCGTGCGGGACTTGTTGACGAATACTACCACCCACGTCTCAGTTGACTCAGCAGGTAATCAGGGGAACAAGTATTCCAGCAATCCCTCCATCTCAGCCGGCGGGCGGTTTGTGGCATTTTTCTCTTATGCCACAAACCTCGTGCCGGGGGACACTAACAATAGCGGCCACATCTTCGTGCGAGACTTGTTGATGAATACCACCACCCGCGTCTCAGTTGACTCAGCAGGCAATCAGGGAAACAAGTATTCCGGCGAACCCTCCATCTCAGCCAACGGGCGGTTTGTGGCATTTAGGTCTGAGGCCACAAACCTCGTACCGGGGGACACTAACAATAACACCGACATCTTCGTGCGGGATTTGTTGACGAATACCACCACCCGCGTTTCTGTTGGCTCAGCAGGTAATCAGGGGAATAATGGGTTCGGCGAACCCTCCATCTCAGCCGACGGGCGGTTGGTGGCATTTTCTTCTAATGCTACCAACCTCGTGCCGGGGGATACTAACAATAGACACGACATCTTCGTGCGGGACACGCTAGCCAATACCACCACTCGCGTCTCTGTTGACTCAGCCGGCAATCAGGCGAACGATTCCTCCGTCTTCAGCCCCTCCGTCTCAGCCAACGGGAGGTTTGTGGCGTTTTCTTCTAATGCCTCCAACCTCGTGCCGGGGGATAGTAACAATAGCCACGACATCTTCGTGCGGGACTTGTTGACAAATACCACCACCCGCGTCTCAGTTGACTCAGCCGGTAATCAGGGGAACAACGGGTCTTTTGAGCCCTCCATCTCTGCAGATGGGCAGAGAGTAGCGTTTTCATCTGAGGCTAGTAACCTCGTACCGGGGGATACTAACTTTACTTTCAATAGCCGCCTCGATGTCTTTGTTTCTGACACCGGTAGCACTCCAGGCAATAACCCTCCTGATAACACCATCAACGGCAGTCCCGACAACGACATTTTGACTGGCACCAGCGGCAACGACATCCTCAACGGTGTGGAAGGGAATGACGTACTTATGGGTTTGCGAGGCAACGATATCCTTGTCGGGGGGGACGGCAGGGATGTCCTGAATGGCGGCAAAGGTTTTGACACTCTCAACGGCGGTTTGGGAAACGATATTCTAGCCGGCGGCGGGGGCAACGATGTCTTTGTTTTAGGTGCCGGATTGGGAGTGGATACAATTGCTGATTTCGCCAACTCTCAAGATACCGTGCAACTAATCAATGGCTTGACCTTCGGACAGCTATCAATTTCGCCGGGAACTGACGGCACATTAATTACAGTAGCCAGCAGCGGTGAAGTTTTAGCTTCTTTGATAGGTGTTGCTCCCAATCTCATCGGTTCTGAAGATTTCATCTCGGTCTAG
- a CDS encoding DUF2259 domain-containing protein, producing MKILPLISLGIIASAAMAVAPEALASTWRAAHRMSGFSANSNYYLYLESSRDTGAGIPKAKLQIVQVAANSCIKNGCIQTQYGEPDSNKSTKMAEDDLLKKSWNSRETLKLAPPQAGTKLNIISRTPGANGSETVAVKVNTAKPLQIRLEQRQKNASPGKESAAMRLVINHNGRQRVLGSLNNFQDWVFSYSIREVRLSPNGRNVVVLVDKTERTFEGVLKTTVVQGFVL from the coding sequence ATGAAAATTTTACCTTTAATTTCGTTAGGAATTATAGCAAGTGCCGCGATGGCAGTCGCCCCTGAAGCTTTGGCAAGTACCTGGCGTGCCGCACACCGGATGTCGGGTTTTTCCGCCAACAGCAATTACTACTTGTATCTAGAAAGTTCCAGAGATACAGGAGCGGGAATTCCCAAAGCAAAATTGCAAATTGTCCAAGTTGCTGCAAATTCCTGCATCAAAAATGGGTGTATCCAAACTCAATATGGCGAGCCAGACTCCAATAAAAGCACTAAAATGGCAGAAGATGACTTGCTTAAAAAAAGTTGGAATAGCAGGGAAACTTTGAAGTTAGCTCCTCCTCAAGCTGGAACTAAACTCAACATTATTTCTCGTACTCCCGGAGCCAATGGAAGCGAGACAGTCGCCGTCAAAGTCAATACAGCAAAGCCTTTACAAATTCGCCTGGAACAGCGGCAAAAAAATGCTTCTCCTGGCAAAGAAAGCGCGGCAATGCGTCTTGTAATTAATCATAACGGTCGGCAGCGTGTCCTCGGATCGCTGAACAATTTTCAAGATTGGGTGTTCTCTTATTCAATCCGAGAAGTTCGTTTGTCTCCGAACGGGCGCAATGTCGTTGTCCTGGTGGACAAGACAGAACGCACTTTTGAAGGAGTCTTGAAAACTACTGTTGTACAAGGCTTTGTTCTGTAG
- the clpB gene encoding ATP-dependent chaperone ClpB: MQPNNPNQFTEKAWEALARTPEIVKAAQQQQLESEHLMKALLEQESGLASSLFNKAGVAVAKLRDRTDEFISRQPKISGSGGNVYLGRSLDTLLDRAETYRKDYGDEFISIEHLILGYVKDDRFGKNLLQEFKLDEAKLKDIITQVRGKNKVTDQNPEGKYEALEKYGRDLTEAARQGKLDPVIGRDDEIRRTIQILSRRTKNNPVLIGEPGVGKTAIAEGLAQRIITGDVPQSLKDRQLISLDMGALIAGAKFRGEFEERLKAVLKEVTDSNGKVILFIDEIHTVVGAGATQGSMDAGNLLKPMLARGELRCIGATTLDEYRKYLEKDAALERRFQQVYVDQPTVEDTVSILRGLKERYEVHHGVKISDSALVAAATLSTRYISDRFLPDKAIDLVDEAAAKLKMEITSKPEELDEIDRRILQLEMERLSLQKESNLASIERLERLEKDLANLKEQQNALNAQWQSEKGVIGSIQKIKEQIDKVNIEIQQSELKYDLNRAAELKYGTLTQLQKQLQEAETQLTATQTTGQTLLREEVTESDIAEIISKWTGIPISKLVESEMQKLLHLEDELHKRVIGQDEAVTAVADAIQRSRAGLADPNRPVASFIFLGPTGVGKTELAKALASYLFDTEEAIVRIDMSEYMEKHAVSRLIGAPPGYVGYDEGGQLTEAVRRRPYSVILFDEIEKAHPDVFNIMLQILDDGRVTDAQGHTVDFKNSVIIMTSNVGSQYILDVAGDNEEMRSRVMEAMRGTFRPEFLNRIDEMIIFHGLSKAELRQIVLLQVKRLEKRLADRKMSLKLSESAIDFLAEIGYDPVYGARPLKRGIQRELETQMAKGILRGDFADGDTIFVDIENERLAFKRLPAQLVTAK, translated from the coding sequence ATGCAACCGAATAATCCAAACCAATTTACCGAAAAAGCCTGGGAAGCGCTCGCCCGCACCCCCGAAATCGTCAAAGCAGCCCAGCAGCAGCAGCTAGAAAGCGAACATTTGATGAAAGCTTTGCTGGAACAAGAATCGGGGCTCGCTAGCAGCTTATTTAACAAAGCGGGAGTTGCTGTAGCAAAATTGCGCGATCGCACTGATGAGTTTATCAGCCGCCAGCCGAAAATCTCAGGAAGCGGCGGCAACGTTTATCTAGGCCGTTCTCTCGACACTTTGCTCGATCGCGCCGAAACTTATCGCAAAGACTACGGCGATGAATTTATTTCGATCGAGCATTTGATACTAGGTTACGTTAAGGACGATCGTTTTGGCAAAAACCTACTACAAGAATTTAAACTAGATGAAGCCAAGCTCAAAGATATCATTACCCAAGTCCGGGGGAAGAACAAAGTGACCGATCAAAATCCAGAAGGCAAATACGAAGCGCTGGAAAAATACGGCCGAGATTTGACAGAAGCAGCGCGTCAAGGCAAACTCGATCCGGTAATTGGACGGGATGACGAAATCCGCCGCACGATTCAAATTTTGAGCCGTCGTACCAAAAATAATCCGGTATTGATTGGGGAACCGGGAGTCGGCAAAACTGCGATCGCCGAAGGACTCGCCCAGCGAATTATCACCGGAGATGTGCCCCAATCTCTCAAAGACAGACAATTAATTAGCTTAGATATGGGCGCGTTAATTGCCGGCGCAAAATTCCGAGGAGAATTTGAAGAACGCTTGAAAGCGGTGCTCAAAGAAGTTACCGACAGCAACGGCAAAGTCATCTTATTTATTGATGAAATTCACACCGTTGTCGGTGCCGGCGCAACTCAAGGCTCGATGGATGCCGGCAACTTGCTAAAACCAATGTTAGCGAGGGGAGAATTGCGCTGTATCGGCGCTACAACTCTCGACGAATACCGCAAGTACCTCGAAAAAGATGCGGCACTAGAACGCCGTTTTCAACAAGTTTATGTTGACCAACCGACAGTTGAAGATACTGTCTCGATTTTGCGGGGCTTGAAAGAACGCTACGAAGTTCACCACGGCGTGAAAATTTCTGACAGCGCCCTAGTGGCGGCGGCTACTTTGTCTACTCGATATATTAGCGATCGCTTCCTGCCAGACAAAGCCATTGACTTAGTGGACGAAGCAGCCGCTAAACTCAAAATGGAGATTACCTCCAAGCCGGAAGAACTAGACGAAATCGATCGCAGGATTTTGCAGCTAGAAATGGAAAGACTGTCGCTGCAAAAAGAAAGTAACCTGGCTTCGATCGAACGTTTGGAAAGACTGGAAAAAGACTTAGCCAACCTCAAGGAACAGCAAAACGCTTTGAATGCCCAGTGGCAATCGGAAAAAGGTGTCATCGGCAGCATTCAAAAGATTAAAGAACAGATTGATAAGGTGAATATTGAAATTCAACAATCTGAATTAAAATATGACCTGAACCGCGCTGCTGAGTTGAAATACGGCACGTTAACTCAGTTGCAAAAACAACTGCAAGAAGCGGAAACTCAACTGACAGCAACTCAAACCACAGGTCAAACTCTGCTGCGGGAAGAAGTCACCGAATCCGACATTGCCGAGATTATTTCTAAGTGGACGGGAATTCCGATCAGCAAGTTGGTTGAATCGGAAATGCAGAAACTTCTGCACTTGGAAGATGAACTGCACAAGCGGGTAATTGGACAGGATGAAGCAGTGACGGCGGTTGCAGATGCAATTCAGCGATCGCGCGCAGGTTTAGCCGATCCAAATCGTCCGGTTGCAAGTTTTATCTTCCTCGGCCCCACGGGTGTTGGCAAAACCGAATTAGCCAAAGCATTAGCGTCTTATCTGTTCGACACGGAAGAAGCGATCGTGCGAATTGATATGTCGGAATACATGGAGAAACACGCGGTTTCACGGTTAATTGGTGCGCCTCCGGGATACGTTGGCTACGATGAAGGCGGACAATTAACTGAGGCTGTGCGCCGCCGTCCTTACTCCGTGATTCTATTCGATGAAATTGAGAAAGCGCACCCGGATGTATTCAACATCATGCTGCAAATTCTGGATGACGGCCGCGTTACCGATGCTCAAGGTCACACAGTAGACTTTAAGAATTCTGTGATTATTATGACATCGAATGTTGGCTCTCAATACATCTTAGATGTGGCGGGAGATAACGAAGAAATGCGGAGTCGGGTGATGGAAGCGATGCGGGGAACTTTCCGCCCGGAATTCTTGAACCGGATTGATGAGATGATTATCTTCCACGGTTTGAGTAAGGCCGAACTGCGGCAGATTGTGCTGTTGCAAGTTAAGCGGTTGGAAAAACGGTTAGCCGATCGCAAAATGTCTCTGAAATTGTCGGAATCTGCGATCGACTTCTTAGCAGAAATTGGTTACGATCCGGTTTACGGTGCGCGACCTTTGAAGCGAGGAATTCAGCGCGAGTTGGAAACGCAAATGGCCAAGGGTATTTTGCGGGGAGATTTTGCCGATGGCGATACCATTTT